Proteins encoded in a region of the Burkholderia ubonensis subsp. mesacidophila genome:
- the hda gene encoding DnaA regulatory inactivator Hda, with amino-acid sequence MTVSRQLTLDLGTPPPATFDNFITGEENGELITRLQKLDLALAAGPVPDRSFYIWGEPGSGRSHLLQALVSDASYGYARYLTPQSPLGAFTFDPRIGIYAIDDCDRMSDTQQVALFNLFNEVRAHPSSAFVAAGPAAPLALDVREDLRTRLGWGLVFHLSPPSDAGKIAVLKLAAKERGIALTDDIAAYLLTHFRRDMPSLMALLDALDRFSLEQKRAVTLPLLRRMLARPGDDIAPPGAGSNRFE; translated from the coding sequence GTGACTGTGTCCCGTCAACTGACGCTCGATCTCGGCACGCCGCCCCCCGCCACGTTCGACAACTTCATCACGGGCGAGGAAAACGGCGAGCTCATCACGCGGCTGCAGAAGCTCGACCTCGCGCTGGCAGCGGGCCCCGTGCCGGACCGGTCGTTCTACATCTGGGGCGAGCCCGGCAGCGGCCGCAGCCACCTGCTGCAGGCGCTCGTGAGCGACGCGTCGTACGGCTACGCGCGCTACCTGACGCCGCAAAGCCCGCTCGGCGCGTTCACGTTCGACCCGCGCATCGGCATCTACGCGATCGACGACTGCGACCGCATGAGCGACACGCAGCAGGTCGCGCTGTTCAACCTGTTCAACGAGGTCCGCGCGCATCCGTCGAGCGCGTTCGTCGCGGCGGGCCCCGCGGCGCCGCTCGCGCTCGACGTCCGCGAGGATCTGCGCACGCGCCTCGGCTGGGGGCTCGTGTTCCATCTGTCGCCGCCGTCCGACGCCGGCAAGATCGCCGTGCTGAAGCTCGCGGCGAAGGAGCGCGGGATCGCGCTCACCGACGACATCGCGGCTTACCTGCTGACCCATTTCCGCCGTGACATGCCCAGCCTGATGGCGCTGCTCGACGCGCTCGACCGTTTCTCGCTCGAGCAGAAACGCGCCGTCACGCTGCCGCTGCTGCGCCGGATGCTGGCCCGCCCCGGCGACGACATCGCGCCGCCGGGCGCGGGTTCAAACCGCTTCGAGTAA
- a CDS encoding class II glutamine amidotransferase, which translates to MCRWLAYTGNPIHLETVLFRAKHSLIDQSLHSELGATTTNGDGFGIGWYGHPDELPFRYRSVHPAWNDRNLREAARAIRSRMFIAHIRAATDTPVQETNCHPFRHGRWLFAHNGLIRDLPKLRRDLAMKIDPGLFPTIEGSTDSELMFRLALTFGLEQTPLPALERMAGVVEDIAARHRVDLPLNMTVCVTDGEQIIAVRYSSERQSRSLYHSTSFRHLHELYPHNPRIAEAGDDAFMVLSEPLVDLRGAWEEIPESTAIVARGGDIEQRPFEPRRHA; encoded by the coding sequence ATGTGCCGCTGGCTCGCCTATACGGGCAACCCGATCCACCTCGAGACCGTCCTGTTCCGCGCGAAGCATTCGCTGATCGACCAGAGCCTGCATTCGGAACTGGGCGCGACGACCACCAACGGCGACGGTTTCGGTATCGGCTGGTACGGCCACCCGGACGAACTTCCATTCCGTTACCGCTCGGTGCATCCCGCGTGGAACGATCGCAACCTGCGCGAGGCCGCGCGTGCGATCCGCTCGCGGATGTTCATCGCGCACATCCGTGCGGCGACCGACACGCCGGTGCAGGAAACCAACTGTCATCCATTCCGGCACGGCCGGTGGCTGTTCGCGCACAACGGCCTGATCCGCGATCTGCCGAAGCTGCGCCGCGACCTCGCGATGAAGATCGATCCGGGGCTGTTCCCGACGATCGAAGGGTCGACCGATTCGGAGCTGATGTTCCGCCTCGCGCTGACGTTCGGCCTCGAACAGACGCCGCTGCCGGCGCTCGAGCGGATGGCCGGCGTCGTCGAGGACATCGCCGCGCGGCACCGCGTGGACCTGCCGCTCAACATGACGGTCTGCGTGACCGACGGCGAGCAGATCATCGCGGTCCGCTACTCGAGCGAGCGGCAATCGCGTTCGCTGTACCACAGCACGTCGTTCCGGCACCTGCACGAACTGTATCCGCACAACCCGCGCATCGCCGAAGCGGGCGACGACGCGTTCATGGTGCTGTCCGAGCCGCTCGTCGACCTGCGCGGCGCGTGGGAGGAGATTCCGGAAAGCACGGCGATCGTTGCGCGCGGCGGCGACATCGAGCAGCGGCCGTTCGAGCCGCGGCGGCACGCTTGA
- a CDS encoding mechanosensitive ion channel family protein, which translates to MTRGLDFGLNLVAAIALWFVGRWAIRIGTRLLGKIVQRSGKVDPTLSDYLTSVVGVLLTILLILAILQIFGVQTTSFAALLAGLGLAIGTAWGGLLAHFAAGVFMQVLRPFKIGDVINAGGVTGTVKELGLFGTTIITPDNIVTIVGNNKIFSDNIANYSATPYRRVDLSAKIANGVDAVDAINRLKSAIQTIPNVLTTPAPDVGVLQFTPEGPLLFVRPFTQPSNYWQVYCDTNRVILETFHDAQYPTPETPISHRTA; encoded by the coding sequence ATGACCCGCGGCCTGGACTTCGGCCTCAATCTCGTCGCCGCGATCGCCCTGTGGTTCGTCGGCCGCTGGGCGATCCGCATCGGCACGCGGCTGCTCGGCAAGATCGTGCAGCGCAGCGGCAAGGTCGACCCGACGCTCTCCGACTACCTGACCTCGGTCGTCGGCGTGCTGCTGACGATCCTGTTGATCCTCGCGATCCTGCAGATCTTCGGCGTGCAGACCACGTCGTTCGCCGCACTGCTCGCCGGCCTCGGCCTCGCGATCGGCACGGCCTGGGGCGGGCTGCTCGCGCATTTCGCGGCGGGCGTGTTCATGCAGGTGCTGCGCCCGTTCAAGATCGGCGACGTGATCAACGCGGGCGGCGTCACCGGCACCGTGAAGGAGCTGGGCCTGTTCGGCACGACGATCATCACGCCGGACAACATCGTCACGATCGTCGGCAACAACAAGATCTTTTCGGACAACATCGCAAACTACAGCGCGACGCCGTACCGCCGCGTCGACCTGTCCGCGAAGATCGCGAACGGCGTCGATGCGGTCGACGCGATCAACCGCCTGAAGTCGGCGATCCAGACGATCCCGAACGTGCTGACGACCCCGGCGCCGGATGTCGGCGTGCTGCAGTTCACGCCGGAAGGCCCGCTGCTGTTCGTGCGACCGTTCACGCAGCCGTCGAACTACTGGCAGGTGTACTGCGACACCAACCGCGTGATCCTCGAGACGTTCCACGACGCGCAGTACCCGACGCCCGAAACGCCGATCTCGCACCGCACCGCGTAA
- a CDS encoding carboxymuconolactone decarboxylase family protein, translated as MLNWNEYRKELSTRIGDLAKLSPDTLAGYKALSGAGAKTGHLDAKTRELIALAVAVTTRCDGCIAVHTAEAAKHGATKEEVAEALGVAVALNAGAALVYSARVMDAMGD; from the coding sequence ATGTTGAACTGGAACGAATATCGCAAGGAACTCTCGACGCGCATCGGCGATCTGGCGAAGTTGTCGCCCGATACGCTCGCCGGCTACAAGGCGCTGTCCGGCGCCGGCGCGAAGACCGGCCATCTCGACGCGAAGACGCGCGAGCTGATCGCGCTCGCCGTCGCGGTCACGACGCGCTGCGACGGCTGTATCGCCGTCCATACGGCCGAGGCCGCCAAACACGGCGCGACGAAGGAGGAAGTGGCGGAAGCGCTCGGCGTGGCGGTCGCGCTGAACGCGGGCGCCGCACTCGTCTATTCGGCGCGCGTGATGGACGCGATGGGCGACTGA
- a CDS encoding AraC family transcriptional regulator gives MDALSQLLLLGRSHVELDVRCLLDGPFAMTHDVLPAGEAAFHLLLAGQCRLRTADGRALRLVEGDFVLLPAGDAHEIHDATAAPAVAMPMRELAAAGGAVLPVKCNTDTPDGASVDLLCGRFVYERGAGELLMRALPGLLHVGLGEPSGLASLQMLTGVLRAEASNLQPGARAIVNALGQALLAYALRAYGRDTQVPSGWLALAADARLGPSIQAVMQAPAQPWTVASLGDVSAMSRATYARHFREKAGMSVGAFVTQIRMMHACALLRDTRRGQAEIGQAVGYQSEAAFGKAFREVFGTTPGRWRRAHRGE, from the coding sequence ATGGATGCGCTGAGTCAACTGCTGCTGCTGGGCCGCAGCCATGTCGAGCTGGACGTGCGCTGCCTGCTCGACGGCCCGTTCGCGATGACGCACGACGTGCTGCCGGCCGGCGAGGCCGCGTTCCACCTGCTGCTGGCCGGGCAATGCCGTCTGCGCACGGCGGACGGTCGCGCGCTGCGGCTCGTCGAAGGCGATTTCGTGCTGCTGCCCGCGGGCGACGCGCACGAGATCCACGATGCGACGGCCGCGCCGGCTGTCGCCATGCCGATGCGCGAGCTTGCCGCGGCCGGCGGCGCGGTGCTGCCGGTCAAATGCAATACCGACACGCCGGACGGCGCGAGCGTGGATCTGCTGTGCGGGCGCTTCGTGTACGAGCGCGGCGCGGGCGAGTTGCTGATGCGCGCGCTGCCGGGCCTGCTGCACGTCGGGCTGGGCGAGCCGTCCGGGCTCGCATCGCTGCAGATGCTCACGGGGGTGCTGCGCGCCGAGGCGTCGAATCTGCAGCCGGGCGCCCGTGCGATCGTCAACGCGCTTGGCCAGGCGTTGCTCGCGTATGCGCTGCGCGCGTACGGCCGTGATACGCAGGTGCCTTCCGGCTGGCTCGCGCTCGCCGCCGATGCGCGGCTCGGGCCGTCGATCCAGGCGGTGATGCAGGCGCCCGCGCAGCCGTGGACGGTCGCGTCGCTCGGCGACGTGTCGGCGATGTCGCGCGCGACCTACGCGCGACATTTCCGAGAGAAGGCGGGGATGAGCGTCGGCGCGTTCGTCACGCAGATCCGGATGATGCACGCGTGCGCGCTGCTGCGGGACACGCGCCGCGGGCAGGCGGAGATCGGCCAGGCGGTCGGCTACCAGTCGGAAGCAGCGTTCGGCAAGGCGTTTCGCGAGGTGTTCGGCACGACGCCGGGGCGCTGGCGGCGCGCGCATCGCGGCGAGTGA
- a CDS encoding DedA family protein, whose amino-acid sequence MDTLLHFVNLVLHIDAFLGDFIRQYGAWVYLVLFLIVFCETGLVVFPFLPGDSLLFIGGAFAATGEMNVGALIVLLLVAAITGNTVNYLIGRWIGPKVFNTHIPVLERFLDRAALQKTHSFYDKHGGKTIVLARFIPVVRTFAPFVAGASSMSVARFQFFNVLGALVWVLLLVLLGYFFGNIPFIRQYLNVIVLAGIGAAVVPVALGALWKLVRGRSGGAGKTSGR is encoded by the coding sequence TTGGATACGCTGCTTCATTTCGTCAATCTCGTCCTGCACATCGACGCATTCCTCGGCGACTTCATCCGGCAGTACGGCGCCTGGGTGTATCTGGTGCTGTTCCTGATCGTGTTCTGCGAAACGGGCCTCGTCGTGTTTCCGTTCCTGCCGGGCGATTCGCTGCTGTTCATCGGCGGCGCGTTCGCGGCGACCGGCGAAATGAACGTCGGCGCGCTGATCGTGCTGCTGCTCGTCGCGGCGATCACCGGCAACACTGTCAATTACCTGATCGGCCGCTGGATCGGGCCGAAGGTCTTCAATACGCACATTCCGGTGCTCGAGCGCTTCCTCGACCGCGCAGCGCTGCAGAAGACCCACAGCTTCTACGACAAGCACGGCGGCAAGACGATCGTGCTCGCGCGCTTCATCCCGGTGGTGCGGACCTTCGCGCCGTTCGTCGCGGGCGCGTCGTCGATGAGCGTCGCGCGCTTCCAGTTCTTCAACGTGCTCGGCGCGCTGGTCTGGGTGCTGCTGCTCGTGCTGCTCGGCTATTTCTTCGGCAACATTCCGTTCATTCGCCAGTACCTGAACGTGATCGTGCTGGCCGGGATCGGCGCAGCGGTCGTGCCGGTCGCGCTCGGCGCGCTGTGGAAGCTCGTGCGCGGCCGTTCGGGCGGCGCGGGCAAGACCAGCGGGCGCTGA
- the miaA gene encoding tRNA (adenosine(37)-N6)-dimethylallyltransferase MiaA produces MSVSQSSAQTTIACLLGPTASGKTAAALALAARRPIEIVSVDSALVYRDMDIGTAKPSRDERAAAPHHLIDIIDPADAYSAAEFRADALRLIGEITARGRTPLLAGGTMLYYKALTQGLNDLPTADPAVRAELDADAARDGWPALHARLAQMDPETAARLAPNDSQRIQRALEIFMLSGQPMSALLAAPPRADDTAARYRFVPVALEPSDRAVLHARIAQRFDAMLDAGFIDEVERLRRRDDLHPGLPSIRCVGYRQAWEFLDGVTDYRTMRDKGIFATRQLCKRQLTWLRAMPERIVVDCVAADAAAQAVDALERVLDGRAPA; encoded by the coding sequence ATGAGCGTGTCGCAGTCTTCCGCTCAAACGACGATCGCCTGCCTGCTCGGGCCCACCGCGTCCGGCAAGACGGCCGCGGCGCTGGCGCTCGCGGCACGCCGGCCGATCGAGATCGTCAGCGTCGATTCGGCGCTCGTTTACCGCGACATGGACATCGGCACCGCGAAGCCGAGCCGTGACGAACGCGCGGCCGCGCCGCATCACCTGATCGACATCATCGACCCGGCCGACGCCTACTCGGCCGCCGAATTCCGCGCCGACGCGCTGCGCCTGATCGGCGAGATCACCGCGCGCGGCCGCACGCCGCTGCTCGCGGGCGGCACGATGCTGTACTACAAGGCGCTGACGCAGGGGCTGAACGACCTGCCGACCGCGGATCCGGCCGTGCGCGCGGAACTCGACGCGGATGCCGCGCGCGACGGCTGGCCGGCGCTGCACGCGCGGCTCGCGCAGATGGACCCCGAAACGGCCGCGCGCCTTGCACCGAACGATTCGCAGCGGATCCAGCGCGCGCTCGAAATCTTCATGCTGAGCGGCCAGCCGATGTCGGCGCTGCTCGCCGCGCCGCCGCGCGCGGACGATACAGCGGCCCGCTACCGGTTCGTGCCGGTTGCGCTCGAGCCGTCCGACCGCGCGGTGCTGCACGCGCGGATCGCGCAGCGCTTCGACGCGATGCTCGATGCGGGTTTCATCGACGAGGTCGAGCGGCTGCGCCGCCGCGACGACCTGCATCCCGGGCTGCCGTCGATACGCTGCGTCGGCTACCGGCAAGCGTGGGAATTCCTCGACGGCGTGACCGACTATCGGACGATGCGCGACAAGGGCATCTTCGCGACGCGCCAGCTCTGCAAGCGGCAGCTCACGTGGCTGCGCGCGATGCCGGAGCGGATCGTCGTCGACTGCGTCGCGGCCGATGCGGCCGCGCAAGCGGTGGACGCGCTCGAACGCGTGCTCGACGGCCGCGCGCCGGCCTGA
- the tetR gene encoding tetracycline resistance transcriptional repressor TetR, with translation MKDTGARLTRDAVLRAALELLDEVGIDALSTRRLAERLGVQSPTLYWHFKNKGELLDAMAEAIMVERRSATLPQPGDAWDAWLVANACNFRHALLAYRDGARLHAGTRPRGAHFDGIECKLALLCDAGFTPEQAIDLMFAIGRFVVGWVLEEQAEPERAPDADAPDPAAYPLVAQGWAALRARSPDDAFERGIALIVDGARAQLAARRAG, from the coding sequence ATGAAAGACACGGGCGCGCGATTGACGCGCGACGCGGTCCTGCGCGCGGCGCTCGAACTGCTCGACGAGGTCGGCATCGATGCGCTGTCGACGCGCCGGCTCGCCGAACGGCTGGGCGTGCAGTCGCCGACGCTCTACTGGCATTTCAAGAACAAGGGGGAACTGCTCGACGCGATGGCGGAAGCGATCATGGTCGAACGGCGCAGCGCGACGCTGCCGCAGCCGGGCGATGCGTGGGACGCGTGGCTCGTCGCGAATGCGTGCAATTTCCGCCACGCGCTGCTGGCCTATCGGGACGGCGCGCGCCTGCATGCCGGCACGCGGCCGCGCGGCGCGCATTTCGACGGGATCGAGTGCAAGCTGGCGTTGTTGTGCGACGCGGGTTTCACGCCGGAGCAGGCGATCGACCTGATGTTCGCGATCGGCCGTTTCGTGGTCGGCTGGGTGCTGGAGGAGCAAGCGGAGCCGGAGCGCGCGCCCGACGCGGACGCGCCGGACCCGGCCGCGTATCCGCTTGTCGCGCAAGGGTGGGCCGCGCTGCGCGCGCGCAGCCCGGACGACGCGTTCGAGCGCGGCATCGCGCTGATCGTCGACGGTGCGCGTGCGCAACTCGCCGCGCGACGTGCCGGGTGA
- the purM gene encoding phosphoribosylformylglycinamidine cyclo-ligase, translating to MNPPKSAPDAQGLSYRDAGVDIDAGDALIDKIKPFAKKTLRDGVLGGIGGFGALFEVPKKYREPVLVSGTDGVGTKLKLAFHLNKHDTVGQDLVAMSVNDILVQGAEPLFFLDYFACGKLDVDTAATVVKGIAHGCELSGCALIGGETAEMPGMYPDGEYDLAGFAVGAVEKSKIIDGSTIAEGDVVLGLASSGIHSNGFSLVRKIIERANPDLSADFHGRSLADTLMAPTRIYVKPLLALMEKIAVKGMAHITGGGLVENIPRVLREGLTAELDQKAWPLPPLFQWLQEHGGVADAEMHRVFNCGIGMAVIVSAADADEAVSQLTAAGEQVWKIGAVRASREGEAQTVVV from the coding sequence ATGAATCCTCCGAAATCCGCTCCTGACGCTCAAGGTCTGTCCTATCGTGACGCGGGCGTCGACATCGACGCGGGCGACGCCCTCATCGACAAGATCAAGCCCTTTGCGAAGAAAACCCTGCGTGACGGCGTGCTCGGCGGCATCGGCGGGTTCGGCGCGCTGTTCGAAGTGCCGAAGAAGTATCGCGAACCGGTGCTCGTGTCGGGCACCGACGGCGTCGGCACGAAGCTCAAGCTTGCGTTTCATCTGAACAAACACGACACGGTCGGCCAGGATCTCGTCGCGATGAGCGTGAACGACATCCTCGTGCAGGGCGCCGAGCCGCTGTTCTTCCTCGACTACTTCGCATGCGGCAAGCTCGACGTCGACACGGCCGCGACCGTCGTCAAGGGCATCGCGCACGGCTGCGAGCTGTCGGGCTGCGCGCTGATCGGCGGCGAAACCGCCGAAATGCCGGGCATGTACCCGGACGGCGAATACGACCTCGCGGGCTTCGCGGTCGGCGCGGTCGAGAAGAGCAAGATCATCGACGGCAGCACGATCGCCGAGGGCGACGTGGTGCTGGGCCTGGCGTCGAGCGGCATCCACTCGAACGGCTTCTCGCTTGTGCGCAAGATCATCGAGCGCGCGAACCCGGATCTGTCGGCCGATTTCCACGGCCGCTCGCTCGCCGACACGCTGATGGCGCCGACCCGCATCTACGTGAAGCCGCTGCTCGCGCTGATGGAAAAGATCGCCGTGAAGGGGATGGCGCACATCACCGGCGGCGGCCTCGTCGAGAACATTCCGCGCGTGCTGCGCGAAGGCCTGACGGCCGAGCTGGACCAGAAGGCATGGCCGCTGCCGCCGCTGTTCCAGTGGCTGCAGGAGCATGGCGGCGTCGCCGACGCGGAAATGCACCGCGTGTTCAACTGCGGGATCGGCATGGCCGTGATCGTGTCGGCGGCGGATGCCGACGAAGCGGTCAGCCAGCTGACGGCGGCCGGCGAGCAGGTGTGGAAGATCGGCGCTGTGCGCGCGAGCCGCGAAGGCGAGGCGCAGACGGTCGTGGTCTGA
- the mutL gene encoding DNA mismatch repair endonuclease MutL, producing MSEFTETAAGAAPAPDPHSPRPLRAIQPLPDQLISQIAAGEVVERPASVVKELLENALDAGANTLRIVLEEGGVKRIAITDDGCGIPPGELPLALMRHATSKIRSLEELEAVATLGFRGEALASIASVAEMFITSRTADAAHATRIDAQTGVLAPAAGAVGTTIEVRELYFNTPARRKFLKSEQTEFGHCVEMIRRAALARPDVAISVLHNGKAVEHWNATEPTQRVAKILGESFATAYLPLDERAGPLAVYGCAGLPTASRGRADQQYFFVNGRFVRDKLLTHAVRAAYEDVLHGDRYPSYVLFLDLPPEAVDVNVHPSKIEVRFRDSRSIHQYVFHAVQRALARHAGASPETTAGGHAAHIAAAPTPGPASFQSTPLGQAASGGSGSAPTPSQGSTWLRQERMTQGTLPVAQPLALYDALFGRKDSGAGTPAGTTAVAHDAHDAGDAPVAPLAGFAAAPSLAHTAHDDQPLGFALGQIHGIYVLAQNAHGLVIVDMHAAHERILYEQFKGALADRSVAVQALLLPVSMNATPVEIGTVEEERETLESLGFDLAVLSPTTLAIRAVPALLKDADLQALARAVLADLHAFGGSRVLTERQHELLGTLACHHAVRANRRLTLDEMNALLRQMEATERADQCNHGRPTWYQLTLGDLDRLFMRGQ from the coding sequence ATGTCCGAATTCACCGAAACGGCCGCGGGCGCCGCGCCCGCCCCTGATCCACACTCGCCGCGCCCGCTGCGCGCGATCCAGCCCCTGCCCGACCAGCTGATCAGCCAGATCGCCGCGGGCGAGGTCGTCGAGCGTCCGGCGTCGGTCGTCAAGGAGCTGCTGGAGAACGCGCTCGACGCCGGCGCGAACACGCTGCGCATCGTGCTCGAGGAAGGCGGCGTCAAGCGCATCGCGATCACCGACGACGGCTGCGGGATTCCGCCCGGCGAGCTGCCGCTCGCACTGATGCGCCACGCGACGAGCAAGATCCGTTCGCTCGAGGAGCTCGAAGCGGTCGCGACGCTCGGGTTCCGCGGCGAAGCGCTCGCCTCGATCGCGTCGGTTGCCGAAATGTTCATCACGAGCCGCACCGCCGATGCGGCGCACGCGACGCGCATCGACGCGCAGACCGGCGTGCTCGCCCCTGCCGCCGGCGCGGTCGGCACGACGATCGAGGTGCGCGAGCTGTACTTCAACACGCCCGCGCGGCGCAAGTTCCTGAAGAGCGAGCAGACCGAGTTCGGCCATTGCGTCGAAATGATCCGCCGCGCGGCGCTCGCGCGGCCGGACGTCGCGATCTCGGTGCTGCACAACGGCAAGGCCGTCGAGCACTGGAACGCGACCGAGCCCACGCAGCGGGTCGCGAAGATCCTCGGCGAAAGCTTCGCGACCGCGTACCTGCCGCTCGACGAGCGCGCCGGGCCGCTGGCCGTCTACGGCTGCGCCGGGCTGCCGACCGCGAGCCGCGGCCGCGCCGACCAGCAGTATTTCTTCGTGAACGGCCGCTTCGTGCGCGACAAGCTGCTGACGCACGCGGTGCGCGCCGCGTACGAGGACGTGCTGCACGGCGACCGCTACCCGTCCTACGTGCTGTTCCTCGACCTGCCGCCCGAGGCCGTCGACGTGAACGTGCATCCGTCGAAGATCGAGGTGCGGTTCCGCGATTCGCGCTCGATCCACCAGTACGTGTTCCATGCGGTGCAGCGCGCGCTGGCCCGCCATGCGGGCGCGTCGCCCGAAACCACCGCCGGCGGCCACGCCGCGCATATCGCGGCGGCGCCGACGCCGGGCCCCGCTTCGTTCCAGTCCACGCCGCTCGGCCAGGCCGCGAGCGGCGGCAGCGGCTCCGCGCCCACGCCGTCGCAAGGCAGCACATGGCTGCGCCAGGAGCGCATGACGCAAGGCACGCTGCCTGTCGCGCAGCCGCTCGCGCTCTACGACGCGCTGTTCGGCCGCAAGGACAGCGGCGCGGGGACGCCGGCCGGCACGACGGCGGTCGCACACGACGCACACGACGCCGGCGACGCGCCGGTCGCACCGCTGGCGGGATTCGCCGCGGCGCCGTCGCTCGCCCACACCGCGCACGACGACCAGCCGCTCGGCTTCGCGCTCGGCCAGATCCACGGCATCTACGTGCTCGCGCAGAACGCGCACGGGCTCGTGATCGTCGACATGCACGCAGCGCACGAGCGGATCCTGTACGAACAGTTCAAGGGCGCGCTCGCCGATCGCTCGGTCGCGGTGCAGGCGCTGCTGCTGCCGGTATCGATGAATGCGACGCCGGTCGAGATCGGCACCGTCGAAGAGGAGCGCGAGACGCTCGAATCGCTCGGCTTCGACCTCGCGGTGCTGTCGCCGACGACGCTCGCGATCCGCGCGGTGCCCGCGCTGCTGAAGGACGCGGATCTGCAGGCGCTCGCGCGCGCGGTGCTCGCCGACCTGCATGCGTTCGGCGGCTCGCGCGTGCTCACCGAACGCCAGCACGAGCTGCTCGGCACGCTCGCATGCCACCACGCGGTGCGCGCGAACCGCCGCCTCACGCTCGACGAGATGAACGCGCTGCTGCGCCAGATGGAAGCGACCGAACGCGCGGACCAGTGCAACCACGGCCGGCCGACCTGGTACCAGCTCACGCTCGGCGACCTCGACCGCCTGTTCATGCGCGGCCAATGA
- the tet(64) gene encoding tetracycline efflux MFS transporter Tet(64) → MNPSMIAVLTTVVLDAIGVGLVMPILPGLLRTLSGAGGADTHYGMLLALYALAQFVCAPVLGALSDRFGRRPVLLASLAGAALDYLLMAYAPTLAWLYAGRLIAGITGANVAVATAYVTDVTAESDRARRFGQLGAAMGIGFIAGPVLGGLLGAWHLRAPFAAAALLNALNLALVWRNLPESRPPAARNGGAKVSLNALASLRRLRGGPALVPLIGVYVIVALVSQAPATLWILYGQAHFGWSTLVAGLSLAGYGACHALAQAFAIGPLIARLGERRALALGLAGDALGLVVIAFANAPWVPFALLPLFAAGGMTLPALQAMLARQVDDARQGELQGTLASVASLIGVAGPLVVTAAYAATRDAWPGLVWAAAALLYLLVPPLLANARPARASPSA, encoded by the coding sequence TTGAATCCTTCCATGATTGCCGTCCTGACGACCGTCGTGCTCGACGCGATCGGCGTCGGGCTCGTGATGCCGATCCTGCCCGGGCTGCTGCGCACGCTCTCCGGCGCGGGCGGCGCCGACACGCACTACGGCATGCTGCTCGCGCTGTACGCGCTGGCGCAGTTCGTGTGCGCGCCGGTCCTCGGCGCGCTGAGCGACCGCTTCGGCCGCCGGCCCGTGCTGCTCGCGTCGCTCGCGGGCGCCGCGCTCGACTATCTGCTGATGGCGTATGCGCCGACGCTCGCGTGGCTCTATGCCGGGCGGCTGATCGCGGGCATCACCGGCGCGAACGTCGCGGTCGCGACCGCGTACGTCACCGACGTGACCGCGGAATCCGATCGCGCACGCCGTTTCGGCCAGCTGGGCGCCGCGATGGGGATCGGCTTCATCGCCGGCCCGGTGCTCGGCGGCCTGCTCGGCGCGTGGCATCTGCGCGCACCGTTCGCCGCCGCAGCGCTGCTCAACGCGCTCAATCTCGCGCTCGTCTGGCGCAACCTGCCGGAATCGCGGCCGCCGGCCGCGCGCAACGGCGGCGCCAAGGTCAGCCTCAACGCGCTCGCGAGCCTGCGGCGGCTGCGCGGCGGCCCGGCGCTCGTTCCGCTGATCGGGGTCTATGTGATCGTGGCGCTGGTGTCGCAGGCGCCCGCGACGCTGTGGATCCTGTACGGACAGGCGCATTTCGGCTGGTCGACGCTGGTCGCGGGCCTGTCGCTTGCCGGTTACGGCGCGTGCCACGCGCTCGCGCAGGCGTTCGCGATCGGGCCGCTGATCGCGCGGCTTGGCGAGCGCCGCGCGCTTGCGCTGGGACTCGCCGGCGACGCGCTCGGCCTCGTGGTCATCGCGTTCGCCAACGCGCCCTGGGTGCCGTTCGCGCTGCTGCCGCTGTTCGCGGCGGGCGGCATGACGCTGCCGGCGCTGCAGGCGATGCTCGCGCGCCAGGTCGACGACGCCCGGCAGGGCGAGCTGCAAGGCACGCTCGCGAGTGTCGCGAGCCTGATCGGCGTCGCCGGGCCGCTCGTCGTCACCGCGGCCTATGCGGCAACCCGCGACGCATGGCCCGGGCTCGTCTGGGCCGCGGCCGCGTTGCTCTACCTGCTGGTGCCGCCGCTGCTGGCCAACGCGCGGCCGGCGCGCGCGAGCCCGTCCGCGTGA